A single Stigmatopora argus isolate UIUO_Sarg chromosome 7, RoL_Sarg_1.0, whole genome shotgun sequence DNA region contains:
- the LOC144076907 gene encoding uncharacterized protein LOC144076907 gives MPARAKPVKFQEELFDVKQEHSPYQHSTVCKITHEKVVLHRLEVKKEEDVTSSPRESLKRQDDLGVVSGGAEPENTSTWSQIKEEEFSQMQKGEEQPPIIKEEQDVLGSTGEPFKSVDDLGVASRGAEPENTSTWSQIKKEEPEFSQMQKEEDQPPIIKEEQDVPWSTGEPFKSEDVLGVAGRGAEPPNGSSTEGWQADNLIAPLSDSDNLLYHNDDDEGFKKNPSGDKLCKCSLCGKTFGRSSHLKTHMSSHSGEKPFSCSVCSKSFALKQSLKRHTITHTGEKPFSCSDCDQGFISKRSLKFHTITHTGNKPFSCSVCGQAFAHRESLNIHTRTHTGEKPYLCSLCGRSFREIKSLKGHIRTHTGEKPFSCLVCGQTFTQKGTLINHVRIHTGEKPFSCSVCGQAFARRESLNIHARIHTGEKPFLCSVCGRSFRERKSLKIHIRTHTGEKPFSCSICGHSFKQKGNLTTHIKTHIGEKPFPV, from the exons ATGCCCGCAAGAGCAAAACCGGTAAAGTTCCAGGAGGAGCTTTTTGAcgtcaaacaggagcattcgCCTTACCAGCACTCGACAGTTTGCAAAATAACTcacgagaaagttgttcttcatagactggaag taaaaaaagaggaagatgTCACCTCGTCACCTCGTGAGTCCTTGAAGaggcaagatgatctgggcgtggtcagcggaggggcggagcctgaaaACACCTCGACATggtcccaaattaaagaggaggagttCTCTCAAATGCAAAAgggagaagagcaacctccaatcataAAGGAGGAGCAAGATGTCCtcgggtcaactggtgagcctttcaagagtgtagatgatctgggcgtggccagcagaggggcggagcctgaaaACACCTCGACATGGTCCCAAATTAaaaaggaggagccagagttctctcaaatGCAAAAGGAAGAAGACCAACCTCCGATCATAAAGGAGGAGCAAGATGTCccctggtcaactggtgagcctttcaagagtgaagatgttctgggcgtggccggcagaggggcggagcctccgaatggcagctcaacagaaggatggcaagcagacaatttaattgctcctttatcagatagcGACAACTTGCTTTATCAcaatgatgacgatgaaggttTCAAGAAAAaccccagtggcgacaaactctgcaaatgctctctctgtgggaaaacctttgggagAAGCTCtcatttgaaaacacatatgagcagCCActctggggagaaacccttttcatgttcagtttgtagtAAAAGTTTCGCGCTTAAGCAAAGcctaaaaaggcacacaataacccacaccggtgaaaaaccattttcgtgctcagatTGTGATCAAGGATTCATAAGCAAGAGAAGTTTAAAATTCCacacaataacccacactggtaataaaccattttcgtgctcagtttgtggtcaagcattcgctCACAGGGAAAGCTTAAACATCCACACAAGAActcacacaggtgaaaaaccatatcTATGCTCACTTTGTGGCAGAAGCTTCAGAGAAATTAAATCTTTGAAAggacacataagaacccacactggtgaaaaaccattttcgtgcttagtttgtggtcaaacatttacacagaagggaaccttaattaATCACgtaagaatccacactggtgaaaaaccattttcgtgctcagtttgtggtcaagcattcgctCGCAGGGAAAGCTTAAACATCCACGCGAGAattcacactggtgaaaaaccatttttgtgctcagtttgtggcagAAGCTTCAGAGAAAGGAAATCTTTGAAaatacacataagaacccacactggtgaaaaaccgttttcgtgctcaatttgtggccattcatttaaacagaagggaaacttaactaCTCATATAAAAACCCATATTGGTGAAAAACCTTTTCCTGtttag
- the LOC144078086 gene encoding uncharacterized protein LOC144078086 — MLAVSMNLTLARKVPHARLRTQGPPNIHCAAVGKEVLDPGTDPAGRCSSSSPALSTRISKHYLQKNLSVPKVPPRTDWTDGCIFRTGHHGEECKRVQQSAVHTLCRCSSHGQDMI; from the exons ATGCTAGCTGTTAGCATGAACCTTACGCTAGCACGCAAGGTACCGCATGCAAGACTAAGGACTCAG GGTCCTCCCAACATTCATTGCGCTGCTGTTGGCAAAGAAGTTTTGGATCCTGGCACTGACCCGGCTGGCAGATGTAGCAGTTCGAGTCCAGCTCTTTCCACCAGGATCTCCAAGCACTACTTGCAGAAAAATCTGAGCGTGCCAAA GGTACCACCAAGAACGGACTGGACAGATGGCTGCATCTTTAGGACAGGACATCATGGTGAAGAGTGCAAGAGAGTTCAACAAAGCGCTGTCCATACCCTCTGCCGATGTAGCAGTCATGGACAAGACATGATATGA
- the LOC144076910 gene encoding triple functional domain protein-like: MFAGKKPKLQMDMVAVIGEVLQFQEKKIKSARKKMFIFTELIETEKTYVRDLRECIDTYMKEMLTQEEKIPAGITNMEHVVFGNLLELYEFHHNIFLKELGKYKDDPEDVGQCFVKWADKFQLYVDYCTNNEESTRLILNHGAHYFHKIQQKHGLANTINSYLLKPVQRITKYPLLIKDLLQCCEEKEQLKKALDVTLSIPRKANDAMHLSMLEGFHEKMESEGQLLIQDSFKVWDSRKPLSMGKNRQVFLLKKSLVVCKVVKDAKGKRRYIYKKKLNMAEIKLIEHPKKDPRKFAFSVGRRSWMSSNIVLKASTIETKLEWIGHIRKLIQEQTTDHRGAVKETNTKTAKLHKAPRVENHQDNQGELEWSGKYQFRGPAHQTIQACYIGGPWLIPGSSKSIIREI, encoded by the exons ATGTTCGCAGGAAAAAAACCCAAGCTCCAAATGGACATGGTTGCTGTCATTGGGGAAGTTCTCCAGTTCCAAGAGAAGAAAATCAAGTCTGCccgcaaaaaaat GTTCATCTTCACAGAGCTGATTGAAACTGAAAAGACCTACGTGCGAGATCTACGGGAATGCATTGAC ACTTACATGAAGGAGATGTTGACGCAGGAGGAGAAGATCCCTGCTGGAATCACCAATATGGAGCACGTTGTCTTTGGGAACCTTTTGGAGCTCTATGAATTCCATCACAA CATCTTTCTCAAAGAGCTGGGAAAATACAAAGACGACCCTGAAGATGTCGGACAGTGCTTTGTCAAATGG GCCGATAAGTTCCAGTTGTACGTCGATTACTGCACGAACAACGAAGAATCCACTCGGCTCATCCTTAACCACGGTGCACACTATTTTCAT AAAATTCAACAGAAGCACGGACTGGCAAACACCATCAACTCttacctgctgaagccagtacagagAATCACCAAATATCCCCTCCTGATAAAG GATCTGCTGCAATGTTGTGAAGAGAAAGAGCAGCTCAAGAAAGCCCTGGATGTGACTCTTAGTATTCCCAGGAAAgccaatgatgccatgcatctctccatgCTGGAAG GTTTCCATGAGAAGATGGAGTCGGAAGGCCAGCTGCTCATCCAGGattccttcaaggtctgggattCAAGAAAACCCTTGAGCATGGGCAAAAATAGACAAGTCTTCCTCTTGAAGAAGTCCTTGGTGGTCTGCAAGGTGGTGAAGGATGCCAAGGGAAAGAGGAGatacatttacaagaaaaaactcAAT ATGGCGGAGATCAAGCTGATCGAGCACCCTAAAAAAGACCCCCGCAAGTTTGCTTTTTCGGTGGGCCGCCGTTCCTGGATGtcgagcaacattgttctgaag GCGTCCACTATTGAGACCAAGCTGGAATGGATCGGCCATATCCGAAAGCTGATCCAGGAGCAGACCACCGACCACAGGGGGGCAGTCAAAGAGACAAATACCAAGACAGCCAAGCTCCACAAGGCGCCAAg gGTTGAAAACCATCAGGACAATCAAGGTGAATTGGAGTGGTCTGGTAAATACCAGTTCCGTGGCCCGGCACACCAAACCATTCAGGCCTGCTACATTGGAGGACCCTGGCTCATACCTGGATCCAGCAAAAGTATCATACGGGAAATATGA
- the LOC144076905 gene encoding uncharacterized protein LOC144076905, translating to MSDASQVHRPECQESAPMVEKENEELVRIKEEQQEYVITVGKVHNEEQQHLLIKVEEVPLYVKEEGIDVPMCTVEPLRSEDEALNEASSGAVPLSCSSSTTSFQAENLVAPPPVSHDATSHLQFHFRKYLGPECQEPDTPDTKEAVELPQIKQEESEPPQQHKSEEQLPIKEEAEDLPVVKEEEDITRTTDEPLKSKGGLDVARTEAEGYHFIARPPDSDDISSHLFYNDGNAKDHKEPRCNDSLFKCSQCGQTFAKKYNFGTHTSTHTGEKPLSCPVCDQTFKQNLQTHPRTHTSEMPYSCSICSKTFTRKLGLTKHTRIHTGEKTLLCSVCGHAFNEQGQLKIHMRTHTGEIPYSCSICSKTFTRKLGLTRHTRIHTGEKPFLCSVCGHAFTVQGHLKIHMRNHTGEKPFSCSICGQTFRQKISLNKHIRTHTGEKPFSCSICSKTFTVKSNLTSHTRTHTGEKPFSCSVCGQAFIKPGDLKIHTRIHTGEKPFSCSICGKEFRDTSNLNKHTRNHTGEKLFSCSVCSQTFTRKLGLTRHTRTHTGEKPFLCSVCGQTFTRKGTLTTHTKTHIGEKPFSCSVCGKTFREKGNLKSHARTHTGEKPFSCSVCGKAYTQMGNLKIHMRTHTGEKPFSCSVCGKTFIEKGNLKSHTRTHTGKKPFSCSICGQTFKKKVNLKTHKNSHL from the exons ATGTCAG ATGCCAGTCAAGTGCATCGTCCTGAATGCCAGGAATCTGCTCCAATggtagaaaaagaaaatgaagaatTAGTACGGATTAAAGAGGAACAACAGGAGTATGTTATTACAGTTGGGAAAGTCCACAATGAGGAGCAGCAGCATCTCCTCATAAAGGTAGAGGAAGTCCCTCTATATGTTAAAGAGGAGGGGATCGATGTCCCCATGTGCACTGTTGAGCCTTTGAGGAGTGAAGATGAAGCTCTGAATGAGGCCAGCAGTGGGGCAGTGCCTCTCAGTTGCAGCAGCTCAACAACAAGTTTCCAGGCAGAAAACCTCGTGGCTCCACCACCAGTTAGCCACGACGCCACATCACACTTGCAATTCC ATTTCAGGAAATATCTAGGTCCTGAGTGTCAAGAACCAGACACTCCTGACACTAAAGAGGcggttgagctcccccaaatcaagcAGGAGGAGTCAGAGCCCCCTCAACAGCATAAGAGTGAAGAGCAACTTCCGATCAAAGAGGAAGCAGAAGATCTACCAGTCGTGAAAGAGGAAGAAGATATCACCAGAACAACTGATGAACCCCTGAAAAGTAAAGGTGGTCTCGACGTAGCCAGAACAGAGGCAGAAGGATACCACTTCATTGCTCGTCCACCAGATAGTGACGACATTTCATCACACTTGTTTTACAATGATGGTAATGCTAAAGATCATAAGGAACCTCGCTGTAATGACAGTCTCTtcaaatgctctcagtgtggccAAACATTTGCTAAAAAGTACAATTTCGGaacacacacaagcacccacactggtgaaaaaccattatCGTGCCCAGTTTGTGATCAAACCTTCAAACAGAACTTACAAACACACCCAAGAACCCACACTAGTGAAATGCCATATTCGTGCTCAATTTGTAGTAAAACATTCACTCGGAAGTTAGGCTtaacaaaacacacaagaatccacactggggaaaaaacacttttgtgctcagtttgtggtcacgCTTTTAATGAACAGGGACAGTTAAAAATACACatgagaacccacactggtgaaataCCATATTCATGCTCAATTTGTAGCAAAACATTCACTCGGAAGTTAGGCttaacaagacacacaagaatccacactggggaaaaaccatttttatgctcagtttgtggtcacgCTTTTACTGTACAGggacacttaaaaatacacatgagaaaccacactggtgaaaaaccattttcgtgctcaatttgtggtcaaaccTTCAGACAGAAGATAAGCTTAAACAAACACATAAGAAcccatactggtgaaaaaccattttcgtgctcaattTGTAGCAAAACATTCACTGTTAAGTCAAACTTAACGAGCCACACAAGAactcacactggtgaaaaaccattttcgtgctccgTTTGTGGTCAAGCTTTTATTAAACCGGGagacttaaaaatacacacgagaatccacactggtgaaaaaccattttcgtgctcaatttgtggtaaagaattcagagacacGTCAAACttaaacaaacacacaagaaatcacactggtgaaaaactattttcgtgctcagtttgcagTCAAACATTCACCCGGAAGTTAGGCTTAacaaggcacacaagaacccacacaggtgaaaaaccatttttgtgctcagtttgtggtcagacatttacacggaagggcaCCTTAACTACTCATACAAAAAcccacattggtgaaaaaccattttcgtgctcagtttgtggtaaaacatttagagagaagggaaacttaaaatcacatgcaagaacccacactggtgaaaaaccattttcttgcTCAGTCTGTGGTAAAGCATACACCCAGAtgggaaacttaaaaatacacatgagaacccatactggtgaaaaaccattttcgtgctcagtttgtggtaaaacatttatagagaagggaaacttaaaatcacacacaagaacccacactggtaagaaaccattttcgtgctcaatttgtggtcaaacattcaaaaAGAAGGTAAActtaaaaacacacaagaactcacacttgtga